The following coding sequences are from one Thermocrinis jamiesonii window:
- the rplW gene encoding 50S ribosomal protein L23, with protein sequence MKRPEDIIIRPIITEKSNRLMEDYKKYTFEVAMDATKHEIKYAVEKLFGVKVLKVNTMIVKPKKKRVFGKFRKYGYTKAYKKAIVTIDPSQEIDLANVR encoded by the coding sequence ATGAAAAGGCCAGAGGACATAATCATAAGACCAATAATTACAGAAAAAAGCAACAGACTTATGGAAGATTACAAAAAATACACCTTTGAAGTGGCAATGGATGCCACAAAACATGAAATTAAGTATGCTGTAGAAAAGCTCTTTGGCGTCAAGGTTCTTAAGGTAAACACCATGATAGTAAAACCAAAGAAGAAGAGGGTTTTTGGTAAATTCAGAAAGTATGGATATACAAAAGCTTACAAGAAGGCCATAGTTACTATAGACCCATCTCAAGAAATTGATCTTGCTAATGTGAGGTAA